Proteins co-encoded in one Hymenobacter swuensis DY53 genomic window:
- a CDS encoding metallophosphoesterase family protein, with protein sequence MKRIGLLSDTHSYLDERIVHHLQGCDEIWHAGDFGTAAVVEELEALAPLRGVYGNIDGRDIRQTQPLVQAFELEGLQVLITHIGGYPGHYSPAGRALVQEQRPGLFISGHSHILKVMPDPRLGLLHLNPGAAGRQGFHKVRTLLRFDVADGRVQNLQVVELGPK encoded by the coding sequence ATGAAAAGAATCGGCCTGCTCTCCGACACCCACAGCTACCTCGACGAACGAATTGTCCATCACCTGCAGGGCTGCGACGAAATCTGGCACGCCGGCGACTTTGGCACGGCGGCCGTAGTAGAAGAGTTGGAAGCCCTGGCCCCGCTACGCGGCGTGTACGGCAACATCGACGGCCGCGACATACGCCAGACCCAGCCGCTGGTGCAGGCGTTTGAGCTGGAAGGGCTGCAGGTGCTCATCACGCACATTGGTGGCTACCCGGGCCATTACAGCCCCGCCGGCCGGGCCTTGGTGCAGGAGCAGCGGCCGGGCCTGTTCATCAGCGGCCACTCGCACATTCTCAAGGTCATGCCCGACCCGCGCTTGGGTCTGCTGCACCTTAACCCTGGGGCTGCCGGCCGCCAGGGTTTCCATAAAGTGCGCACCCTGCTCCGCTTCGACGTAGCCGACGGCCGGGTGCAAAACCTGCAAGTCGTAGAGCTGGGGCCGAAGTGA
- a CDS encoding NUDIX hydrolase gives MNVFINDIPLIIKKNSEKVYKHKYDLILNPEDEFISKDLIGDVLVRDVTDVFVDRLLRLMEVKKLKKLKSLTLLARKKKRLILHLKDQFRIVKAAGGLVVKDGQVLMIFRLGKWDLPKGKLKKEEDPALGALREVEEECNIKIELGEDLPSTWHSYAYNGNKILKKTNWYIMRCLDDTLMKPQAEEYIEEVRWMSPQEALKVLDESYASIALVVRHYLSEVAGQAPASQESAN, from the coding sequence ATGAACGTTTTCATCAACGATATTCCGCTGATTATCAAAAAAAACAGCGAGAAAGTGTACAAGCACAAGTACGACCTGATTCTGAATCCGGAGGATGAATTCATCTCCAAGGATTTAATCGGGGACGTGCTGGTGCGTGATGTGACCGACGTGTTTGTAGACCGGCTGTTGCGACTGATGGAGGTGAAAAAGCTCAAGAAGCTAAAATCTCTGACGCTGCTGGCGCGCAAGAAAAAACGGCTCATTCTGCACCTGAAAGACCAGTTCCGGATTGTGAAAGCAGCCGGGGGACTGGTGGTAAAGGACGGGCAGGTGCTGATGATCTTCCGGCTGGGTAAATGGGACCTGCCGAAGGGCAAGCTCAAAAAAGAGGAAGATCCGGCCCTGGGTGCGTTGCGAGAAGTGGAGGAGGAGTGCAACATCAAGATTGAGTTGGGCGAAGATTTGCCCAGCACTTGGCACTCCTACGCCTACAACGGCAACAAAATCCTGAAAAAAACGAACTGGTACATTATGCGCTGCCTTGATGACACGCTGATGAAGCCCCAGGCCGAAGAATACATTGAGGAAGTCCGCTGGATGTCGCCGCAGGAGGCGCTGAAGGTGCTTGATGAGTCATACGCCAGCATTGCGCTGGTCGTGCGGCATTACCTGAGCGAAGTGGCCGGCCAAGCCCCAGCCAGTCAGGAGTCTGCCAACTAA
- the coaD gene encoding pantetheine-phosphate adenylyltransferase, with translation MRIALFPGSFDPFTNGHLDVVRRGTALFDKVIIAIGNNSSKQRYLPVEQMAGMIEQVFQDEPKVSVQTYKGLTADFAHEIGAKFLLRGLRNTTDFEYENTIAQANRHVNPELETVFLITSPALAAISSTIIREIHRFGGNVDDFVPFALPAPAPQE, from the coding sequence ATGCGCATTGCTCTGTTTCCTGGCTCCTTCGACCCTTTCACCAACGGCCACCTTGATGTGGTTCGGCGGGGCACTGCGCTTTTTGACAAGGTGATTATTGCCATTGGCAACAACAGCAGCAAGCAGCGGTACTTGCCCGTAGAGCAGATGGCCGGCATGATTGAACAGGTTTTTCAGGATGAGCCCAAGGTTTCGGTGCAGACGTACAAAGGCCTCACGGCTGATTTTGCCCACGAAATTGGCGCGAAATTCCTATTGCGCGGCCTGCGCAACACCACCGATTTTGAGTACGAAAACACTATTGCCCAGGCCAACCGCCACGTCAATCCGGAGCTGGAAACTGTGTTCCTGATTACTTCCCCGGCTCTGGCGGCCATCAGCAGCACCATCATCCGCGAAATACACCGCTTCGGCGGCAATGTGGACGATTTCGTACCGTTTGCCCTTCCCGCGCCGGCTCCTCAAGAATAA